Proteins encoded together in one Neosynechococcus sphagnicola sy1 window:
- a CDS encoding IS630 family transposase, which translates to DEFGVDLALTRLHARAPKGKRARGKRPSKRGKRVSTISAISLKTVVTNVSIVGSTDGLTFEAFIARHLVPKLWKGACVIMDNYSIHNHDTIRKLIEDVGAKLIYLPPYSPDFSPIENCFSKIKNILRTIGARSYPDLANAIEDAFSQVSLENLKNWFTHCCYYASQE; encoded by the coding sequence TTGATGAATTTGGGGTTGATTTAGCCCTCACCCGGTTACATGCTCGTGCCCCTAAAGGTAAAAGAGCACGGGGTAAGCGCCCCAGCAAGCGAGGTAAACGAGTCTCTACAATCAGTGCAATCAGCCTCAAAACCGTTGTCACTAACGTAAGTATCGTCGGTTCAACCGATGGTTTGACCTTTGAAGCCTTCATTGCTCGCCACCTGGTTCCGAAACTTTGGAAAGGAGCTTGTGTGATTATGGATAACTACTCGATACACAACCATGACACGATCAGAAAGCTGATTGAGGACGTGGGTGCTAAGTTGATTTATTTACCTCCCTATTCTCCAGACTTTTCACCGATAGAAAATTGCTTCTCAAAGATTAAAAATATTTTGCGGACGATTGGGGCACGCAGCTATCCCGATCTCGCTAATGCCATTGAAGACGCTTTTTCTCAAGTATCTTTGGAAAACCTCAAAAATTGGTTCACTCACTGTTGCTACTACGCCTCACAAGAGTGA
- a CDS encoding class I SAM-dependent methyltransferase, with protein MHPEDVSLHQMNPLQRFSDRASDYARYRPSYPAAAIDKILAGLTPSDLVAADVGAGTGISARLLAERGVHVYALEPNQAMRLAATPHPLVTFFAGTAEQTELPYQSLDLVTCFQSFHWFSPQPTLWEFQRILKPSGRLALIWNHLDPSDPFTGSYRRLLQIASNHHPAMDRHNPTAQLLQHPRFGAVEQTQFTNWQNLDWQGLLGRMQSTSYVPKQGPALEQLLVDLSGLYAQFANAQGLVSLVLITQVYLSQTRESLQPDC; from the coding sequence ATGCACCCCGAAGATGTCTCCCTTCATCAGATGAATCCTTTGCAGCGGTTCAGCGATCGCGCCAGTGATTATGCCCGCTATCGACCGAGCTATCCCGCTGCCGCCATTGACAAAATTTTGGCGGGTCTCACACCCAGTGATTTGGTGGCGGCTGATGTTGGCGCAGGCACGGGTATCTCCGCACGGCTCCTGGCCGAACGAGGCGTTCACGTCTATGCCCTCGAGCCAAACCAGGCCATGCGGCTGGCTGCCACCCCCCATCCCCTAGTGACTTTCTTTGCCGGAACTGCGGAACAGACAGAATTGCCCTATCAGTCCCTCGATTTAGTGACCTGTTTCCAGTCCTTCCACTGGTTTTCCCCCCAACCTACCCTCTGGGAATTTCAGCGAATTCTCAAACCTTCAGGCAGACTGGCTCTGATCTGGAATCATCTAGATCCCTCTGATCCCTTTACCGGCAGCTATCGGCGGTTGTTGCAAATTGCCTCCAATCACCATCCCGCCATGGATCGTCACAACCCCACGGCACAGTTACTCCAACATCCCCGCTTTGGTGCTGTGGAGCAAACTCAGTTTACCAATTGGCAAAACCTAGACTGGCAGGGCTTACTGGGTCGGATGCAGAGTACGTCCTATGTGCCAAAACAAGGCCCAGCCCTAGAGCAGTTACTGGTTGATCTAAGCGGTCTATATGCCCAGTTTGCCAATGCTCAAGGACTGGTTTCCTTAGTCCTGATCACTCAGGTCTATCTCAGTCAAACCCGTGAGTCTCTGCAGCCAGACTGTTAG
- a CDS encoding HhoA/HhoB/HtrA family serine endopeptidase: MQLTPPAVVAQVPTGRTGLIDASGGNFIATAVEKVGPAVVRIDASRTVKTQVPSMFNDPFFRQFFGDEFPSPPSSRVERGTGSGFIIEGNGLILTNAHVVAGADAVTVTLKDGRNFEGKVLGVDPITDVAVVRIQAQGLPTVALGNSDQLRPGEWAIAIGNPLGLDNTVTAGIISATGRSSSQVGEPDKRINFIQTDAAINPGNSGGPLLNQQGEVVGMNTAIIGGAQGLGFAIPINTARQIADQLVAKGRVDHPFLGIQMTALSPNLKEQINSNPNSGITVQEDQGILIMRVAQNSPAARSGLRAGDVIIKINGRSVTKSEEVQQAVEKSAVGGSLTMEVRRNGQAVSLEVKPGAFPTAQATP; this comes from the coding sequence ATGCAGTTGACCCCCCCTGCGGTGGTGGCTCAAGTGCCCACAGGACGCACGGGGCTGATTGATGCGTCGGGAGGCAACTTCATTGCCACTGCGGTGGAAAAAGTGGGGCCAGCAGTGGTGCGGATCGATGCCTCCCGCACGGTGAAGACACAAGTGCCGTCCATGTTCAATGATCCCTTCTTCCGGCAGTTCTTTGGGGACGAATTCCCGTCACCTCCTAGCAGTCGAGTGGAGCGGGGAACTGGTTCTGGATTCATTATTGAAGGTAATGGGTTGATTCTCACCAATGCCCACGTGGTCGCGGGGGCTGACGCTGTGACCGTCACCCTCAAAGATGGCCGTAACTTCGAAGGGAAGGTGCTGGGGGTTGATCCCATCACCGATGTGGCGGTGGTGCGGATTCAGGCGCAGGGTTTGCCGACGGTGGCGCTGGGGAATTCCGATCAACTGAGGCCGGGGGAATGGGCGATCGCCATTGGCAATCCCCTTGGGTTAGATAACACAGTCACCGCTGGCATTATTAGTGCCACTGGCCGCAGTAGCTCCCAGGTTGGGGAGCCTGATAAGCGGATTAACTTCATCCAGACCGATGCCGCCATTAACCCTGGGAACTCTGGAGGCCCCCTCCTGAATCAACAGGGTGAAGTCGTGGGCATGAACACAGCAATTATTGGCGGTGCCCAAGGCTTAGGCTTTGCGATCCCCATCAACACAGCGCGACAAATTGCGGATCAACTGGTAGCCAAGGGACGAGTTGATCATCCCTTCTTGGGGATTCAAATGACCGCCCTCTCTCCCAATCTCAAGGAGCAAATCAACAGCAACCCGAATAGTGGGATCACGGTTCAGGAAGATCAGGGGATTTTGATTATGCGGGTGGCTCAGAACTCTCCGGCAGCGAGATCTGGGTTACGGGCTGGGGATGTGATTATCAAAATCAATGGTCGCTCTGTCACAAAGTCCGAGGAAGTTCAACAAGCGGTGGAAAAAAGTGCGGTTGGCGGCTCACTCACCATGGAAGTGCGGCGGAATGGACAGGCTGTGTCTCTGGAGGTGAAACCCGGAGCATTCCCCACTGCCCAAGCGACACCCTAA